GCCGCCGATGGCAATCCCGGTCCAGAGGGTGTCGGTCAGGTAGTCGACGGTGCGAGCCGCGGGTTGTCGGTAGGCCTCGTCGCCGGTGTAGAGGTAGGCGTTGGCGAACGCCCGCAGGAGTGCGGCGTTGGTGTCGAGAACCTTTTCGTAGCGCACGTCGGACCAGTCGCGGCTGGTGGCGAATCGGAAGAAGCCGCCGTCGACCGAGTCGTGGAGATGCTGGGCGATAGCGTCGAGCGTCTGGATCGCCTGTCCCTGTTCGCGTTTGAGCGCGAACTCGATGGTTCGCGGCATGGGGAACTTGGCGTCGGTCCCCCAGCCGCCGTGCTGTGGATCGAACTTTTCGGTAAGTTGGCCGGCGATGTGTTCCTCGATTCGGCTATCGAGGTCGCCCGCGGGGGTCGGTTCGTCGGCAAGTGCGCGGGGAACGCGACCTGCGCTCGATCCTTTTTCAGCCCAGACGTCACGGATTCGGTCGACGACCTGTCGCATCCCGTCGGGACCGAGATAGGTCGCGCCGCTGAGCAGGCGACCCTGCGGTGTGAGAAACGCGGTGGTCGGGAAGCCGCCCATGTTGTAGCGTTCCCGGACGCGTGGGTGTCGGTCGACGTCGACGCGGATCGGGACGAAACTGTCGTTGATGTTGGCGGCGATAGCTGGCTCGGCGTAGGTGCGGGCATCCATCTCGTGGCACTCGCCACACCACGTTGCGGTGAGTGAGAGCAGGATGGGGGTGGCAGTCTGTTCGGCCTCCGCGAAGGCGTCGGGCCCCCACGACCGCCACTCGACTCGGGTCGACTCGTTCATATATGGGCTGGGAGGCGGCTCTGCCTAAGACCTTCGGCACTAGGTTGTGAGAGTGGTTGGATGGGGTAGTGTGTCTGAGTTTGCGGGGTCGACTGTATGCGTGTGTGGGCACAGAATAGTGGCTGTGAACAACCAGAAAGCCCCACCCACAGCAGGTGGACCACCCGCTATCGGGCGGGACTGAAAGGGGCGGCAGGCTCCGGGAAGACGGCTGACACAAGGACCGCAGGCCGAAGGCCGAGGACCGCAGCGAAGCCCTCGACTGGAGCCTGCCGGGGCTTTCTGGGCGTTCACGTTTCCACTCTTGCAATAGACCACGATCTCGTATTCAATCCCACTCCAGTAGCCACCACCACCCCCACATACCAGCGTCAGTCGACGGAAGAGATTATAGACGGTCGCCAACAACGAGTATGCATGCGAACGCGCTATCTGATCGCGCTGTTGCTTCTCATCCCGCTGGTCGACTCGTTTGTCCTCGTGGCAATCGTCGGCTGGGGGCTGTTGACGTTGCTCCAGACGGTCGCACTGGTCGTCCTGACTGGCCTGCTTGGGATGATCCTCGTCCGTGCGGAGGGTCGCAACACACTGGCTCGGTTCCAACGCAAGCTGGCCTCCGGGTCGCCACCAACGGATGAGCTGCTCGACGGCGGACTGCTGATCGCCGCCGGAGCGTTCCTGCTCACGCCCGGCCTCGTCACCGACCTGATCGGCTTCCTGTTGGCGATCCCGATCACACGGTATCCAATCCGCGCGGCGCTCAAGCGCTGGGTCGTCATTCCCTACATCGACAAGCAGACCGGCGGCCTCGGCACCGGGAAGGTCTGGACCTTCGGGTTCCCCGACCCCGAGCAGGCCAGCAACGGTGGGAACGGCTTCGATATTGGCGGCACGACCCAGCAAACCCAACAGAGCCAGCGCGATCAGAGTGAGGATGATATCGTCGACGTCGACTTCGAACGCGCCGACGAGGACGAGCGTTCGGATTCGTAAGGCCTACAGTTCTGTTTTTAAGCGGTGTTCGGTTGGTCGACGCTCTGGGTAATTGGAATGGGGAGCTAGCACCAGGTCGACTGGCATGCTGCACCGTGGAATCGACTGACGCAACGGTGGCAAAAGGAAACTGTTAAACAGAACCCGCGGTTATCAGGAAATGCGCCACTCCGGGCCGATAGCTCAGTTAGGTTGAGCGCTCGGCTGATAACCGGGAGGCCCGCGGTTCAAATCCGTGTCGGCCCACTTCAGAATTCGGCGGCCTACGGTCGTTCGAAATCACGGCGCAGCCTCCCCAGCCAACTAATTTCGCGCTTTCAATAACACTCAGAGAGGCTTTTTTCGGAGCAATTCATTCGTTTGTGAGCCGAAAGGACTGTATCGGCGTCGCGGTTCGTGATATGTGTGACCATGTTCCCGTGGCCGATACAGGCGGTTGTCATCTCACCAGAGATACGCCGTTCGATCACCAGCCACGTCGCTGCCGATCATCCACGGGAAGCAGGTGGCTTTCTTAAATGTGTCCGCCGTGGGAACCGACTGTATGCGACCCATCACGTTCGGCTTTCGAACGAATCGTCGACCCCAAAACGCCGCTTCGAGACGACTGTCGACGACCGTGTGCCACCACCGCCGCGAGTGTTCTACCACTCGCATACGAGCGCGAGTTCTCCCTCCGGGCTCACACGGGTCGACAAACGATCTATTCCGGAACCCTTCGCACTCGTCGTTTTTGCACCCCACCGAACAGTACTCAGCTATCGTGGGTTCAAACGCAGACTACTCCGTTGGCATGAAATCCGTTTCGAAACGAGTACCGACCAAACCCGGCTTGCACGTCTCTGACTAGTAATCCGCTCTTAGAGTCGACTGCATCTGTCGACAGTTGGCGACGTATATACTGTACATACTGTATATACATTTATCTACGAACAGATACTGTTCGTACGCACATTCCCGTTGCACAATTGAATTATACAAATACAGGCCAGGACTTTTCATTACCGACTGTTTTTCAAACTTTGTCGATAATATGCAAACGAAAGAACGCCTCTTTACCGAAACAGTAGACAAACGCGCTCTAATAATCGGTCACATAGGTGGGGATAGACAATGAGTATAATCGTCTATGGTATCGCGGCGATTATCATTACGATGTTAGCTATCGGGTTTTACGTCTCCCGGAAAATCAAAGGCGACAGCATCAACTACATCGTCGCAGGCCGCGGACTGATTCTCCCGCTGGCTGCGGCGACGCTAATGGCTCAATCGCTCGATTCGAATGCGACGCTCGGAAACACGGATCTGGTCTCCTCGTTCGGCTTTTGGGCTGGGGCCGCACTGCCTGTTGGGCTGGCACTCTGTTTGTTCCTCACAGGGCTGTTCTTTGCCAAGCCGATGAATCGAATGAACCTCACAACGCTTCCCGACTTCTACCGCCGAAAGTACGGTCGGACTGCTGAAGTACTTGCAAGCGTCATTATGTCGGTTGCCTACGCGTTCCTGTT
This sequence is a window from Halohasta litchfieldiae. Protein-coding genes within it:
- a CDS encoding FxsA family protein; translated protein: MRTRYLIALLLLIPLVDSFVLVAIVGWGLLTLLQTVALVVLTGLLGMILVRAEGRNTLARFQRKLASGSPPTDELLDGGLLIAAGAFLLTPGLVTDLIGFLLAIPITRYPIRAALKRWVVIPYIDKQTGGLGTGKVWTFGFPDPEQASNGGNGFDIGGTTQQTQQSQRDQSEDDIVDVDFERADEDERSDS